A single genomic interval of Selenobaculum gibii harbors:
- a CDS encoding CPCC family cysteine-rich protein, which yields MDKRRGVCQCCGYPTLPLRDFPQMPTFDICILCDWQDEGQSDKDADKIYGGANKSYSLTNARINFNKDFTMFSIDAELKDGKVRSEKLELKKSLINLFNKLKKISDKNEENKIWIKILKIEERLHQIKYETIE from the coding sequence ATGGATAAAAGAAGAGGGGTTTGTCAATGTTGCGGATATCCAACTTTACCACTTAGAGATTTTCCTCAAATGCCAACATTTGATATATGTATTTTGTGTGACTGGCAAGATGAAGGGCAGAGTGATAAAGATGCAGATAAAATATATGGAGGTGCAAATAAATCATACTCTTTAACAAATGCGAGAATAAATTTCAATAAAGATTTTACAATGTTCTCCATAGATGCTGAGTTGAAAGATGGAAAGGTGCGATCAGAGAAACTAGAACTAAAAAAATCTTTGATAAATTTATTTAATAAATTAAAAAAAATATCTGATAAAAACGAAGAAAATAAAATTTGGATTAAAATATTAAAAATTGAAGAACGTTTACATCAAATAAAATATGAAACAATAGAATAG
- a CDS encoding hemagglutinin repeat-containing protein, with protein sequence MTAKDTFTTKSGQDTNIIGSKLEGETINMEVGKDLNIESLQDKETYDEKNNSSGFNFSVDVSQPKGKPATYQNAGITGGKNKGKINSTYESVTDQAGIYAGKGGFDIEVGKNTDLKGAVIASEADASKNKLSTDTLTYSDIENRAEYESSSSGINVNTKPNAKDKDKGITPNIGVTSSDEADSTTKSAIAEGTIEIRSNPDQDLTGLSRDTQNSLNTLEKIFDRKTVAEQQELAQLFGQVAFKAIGDLGLKEGSPEKAALDIVFGGIMSKVGGGKFAEGAASAGLTQLVMNELKNIKDPALLQWATAIVGAAAAKVVGGKAQTGASVAVSEVKNNWLFHWQKEERQKAIDEEDWEKVAYWDRIDEAQDQIFNSMGINPNLIDWTDPINSKLLESISNQAQELEASSNFQNSFLENLPTVDYPTIIAAGSISVVVGGAVLYKYNGSWVKASSPIAIGVGKWGEATFQNESKLVDHFVRHGKEWGNITKTEYVQKARNLLNSNVEAEIEGFTNNLGYTFRYNKVTNEFAIGHPNGTISTMMRPNEGRQYWLEQVAKYADL encoded by the coding sequence ATCACAGCAAAAGACACATTCACCACAAAATCCGGACAAGACACCAACATCATAGGCAGTAAACTAGAAGGCGAAACCATCAACATGGAAGTAGGCAAAGATTTAAACATCGAAAGCCTTCAAGACAAAGAAACCTATGACGAAAAGAATAATAGCAGTGGCTTTAACTTTAGTGTAGATGTATCACAGCCAAAAGGAAAGCCAGCTACTTACCAAAATGCAGGAATCACAGGCGGTAAAAATAAAGGCAAGATAAACTCCACCTACGAAAGCGTAACCGACCAAGCCGGCATTTATGCAGGCAAAGGTGGCTTCGATATTGAAGTTGGCAAAAATACTGACTTAAAAGGTGCAGTCATTGCAAGTGAAGCGGATGCGAGTAAAAATAAACTTAGCACGGATACGCTGACTTATTCTGATATAGAAAATAGGGCGGAATATGAATCAAGTAGTAGTGGAATTAATGTAAATACAAAACCAAATGCAAAAGATAAAGACAAAGGAATTACGCCTAATATCGGAGTAACTTCAAGTGATGAAGCAGATTCCACAACAAAATCCGCAATAGCAGAAGGAACAATAGAAATCAGAAGTAATCCAGACCAAGATTTAACTGGGCTAAGTAGAGATACTCAAAATTCACTAAATACATTAGAAAAAATCTTTGACAGAAAAACTGTTGCCGAACAACAAGAACTCGCACAACTATTTGGACAAGTAGCATTTAAAGCCATAGGCGACTTAGGACTCAAAGAAGGTAGTCCAGAAAAAGCAGCATTAGATATAGTATTCGGTGGAATTATGTCCAAAGTAGGCGGAGGAAAATTTGCTGAAGGAGCAGCCAGTGCAGGACTTACCCAACTAGTAATGAACGAACTAAAAAATATAAAAGACCCAGCATTACTCCAATGGGCAACAGCCATCGTAGGAGCGGCTGCCGCAAAAGTAGTCGGAGGAAAAGCTCAAACTGGTGCAAGTGTAGCGGTCAGTGAAGTAAAAAATAATTGGTTGTTTCATTGGCAAAAGGAAGAACGACAAAAAGCTATAGACGAAGAAGATTGGGAAAAAGTAGCTTATTGGGATAGAATCGATGAAGCACAAGATCAAATCTTCAATTCAATGGGGATTAATCCTAACTTAATAGATTGGACAGACCCAATTAATTCAAAATTATTAGAAAGTATATCTAATCAAGCACAAGAATTAGAAGCAAGTTCTAACTTTCAAAACTCATTTTTAGAAAATCTTCCTACGGTTGATTATCCAACGATAATAGCTGCTGGATCAATATCTGTAGTTGTTGGTGGAGCTGTTCTGTATAAATATAATGGAAGTTGGGTAAAAGCTAGTTCACCGATAGCTATAGGGGTAGGAAAATGGGGAGAAGCTACTTTTCAAAATGAATCAAAGCTAGTAGATCACTTTGTACGTCACGGAAAGGAATGGGGAAATATAACAAAAACAGAATATGTACAAAAAGCGCGTAATTTACTTAATAGTAATGTAGAAGCAGAAATAGAAGGGTTTACTAATAATTTAGGGTATACATTTAGATATAACAAAGTAACAAATGAATTTGCAATAGGTCATCCAAATGGGACTATTTCAACAATGATGAGACCTAATGAGGGGCGACAATATTGGTTAGAGCAGGTAGCTAAATATGCTGATTTATAA